The Halomonas sp. 7T genome contains a region encoding:
- the glcD gene encoding glycolate oxidase subunit GlcD, protein MNILFDERLDGEFVHRDKAEVLSDLQSAVPSLTLLHREEDLRPFECDGLAAYRVLPMLVAMPETLEQVEGLLKRCHALSVPVVTRGAGTGLSGGALPLEHGVLLVMSRFNQIIKVDPDARIAQVQPGVRNLAISEAAAPYGLYYAPDPSSQIACSIGGNVAENAGGVHCLKYGLTVHNVMRVDILTIEGEHMTLGSEALDTPGFDLLALMNGSEGMLGVVTEITVKLLPKPETAKVLMASFDDIEKAGQAVGDIIAAGIIPGGLEMMDKLAIKAAEDFIKAGYPVEAEAILLCELDGVEADVDDDCDTVRRVLEKAGATDIQQARDEAERAKFWAGRKNAFPAVGRMSPDYYCMDGTIPRRELPRVLKGIAALSEESGLLVANVFHAGDGNMHPLILFDANKEGQLALAEDVGGKILELCVAAGGSITGEHGVGREKINQMCSQFQADEISVFHALKAAFDPQRLLNPGKNIPTLARCAEFGAMHVHNNELPHPELPRF, encoded by the coding sequence ATGAATATCCTTTTTGACGAGCGTCTTGATGGCGAATTCGTCCACCGTGATAAAGCTGAGGTGCTTAGCGACCTGCAAAGCGCCGTTCCTTCTTTAACGCTACTTCACCGTGAAGAAGATCTACGCCCCTTCGAGTGCGATGGACTGGCGGCCTACCGCGTCCTACCCATGCTGGTCGCGATGCCCGAAACCCTTGAACAGGTGGAAGGCCTTCTGAAACGCTGCCACGCGCTAAGTGTACCGGTTGTCACACGCGGGGCAGGCACCGGGCTTTCAGGCGGCGCCCTTCCGCTTGAACATGGCGTGCTGCTGGTGATGTCGCGGTTTAATCAAATTATTAAGGTTGACCCCGACGCGCGCATCGCCCAAGTACAGCCTGGCGTGCGCAACCTGGCTATCTCTGAAGCAGCGGCGCCTTATGGGCTCTATTACGCCCCCGACCCCTCTTCGCAAATAGCCTGCTCCATCGGTGGTAACGTCGCTGAAAATGCCGGCGGCGTACACTGCCTCAAATATGGCCTTACTGTGCATAACGTCATGCGGGTCGATATTTTGACCATTGAAGGCGAACACATGACGCTGGGCTCTGAAGCGCTGGACACCCCAGGCTTTGATCTGCTCGCGCTGATGAATGGCTCTGAAGGCATGCTAGGGGTGGTCACCGAAATCACCGTCAAGCTACTACCCAAGCCTGAAACCGCTAAAGTATTGATGGCAAGCTTTGATGATATCGAAAAAGCTGGCCAAGCCGTGGGCGATATCATCGCTGCAGGCATCATTCCCGGCGGCCTGGAAATGATGGACAAACTGGCTATCAAAGCCGCCGAAGATTTCATCAAAGCGGGTTATCCCGTTGAAGCAGAGGCGATTCTACTCTGCGAGCTGGACGGCGTTGAGGCCGATGTAGACGATGATTGCGACACCGTACGCCGTGTATTAGAAAAAGCGGGCGCCACGGATATTCAGCAGGCACGCGATGAAGCCGAGCGCGCCAAATTTTGGGCAGGCCGCAAGAACGCCTTCCCTGCGGTTGGACGTATGTCACCCGATTACTACTGCATGGACGGCACCATTCCTCGCCGGGAGCTGCCGCGGGTACTTAAAGGCATTGCCGCCCTGTCTGAGGAGAGTGGCCTATTAGTCGCCAACGTATTCCACGCCGGTGACGGTAATATGCACCCACTGATTCTGTTTGATGCCAACAAAGAGGGTCAACTGGCGTTAGCAGAAGATGTCGGTGGCAAAATTCTTGAGCTTTGCGTGGCGGCAGGCGGCTCAATCACCGGTGAACACGGCGTCGGTCGGGAAAAAATCAACCAAATGTGCAGCCAGTTCCAGGCCGATGAAATCAGCGTTTTTCACGCCTTAAAAGCCGCATTTGACCCCCAGCGCTTACTAAATCCAGGGAAGAATATCCCGACTCTGGCACGCTGCGCTGAGTTTGGCGCGATGCATGTCCATAACAATGAGTTACCGCACCCGGAGCTACCGCGCTTCTAA
- the glcE gene encoding glycolate oxidase subunit GlcE, whose translation MTELAINAADQDISAQLCEQVRSAYAEQTPLRIVAGNTRAFYGRPVEGQTLNIAEHSGIVSYDPVELVVTARAGTRLSALNAALAEHNQMLAFEPPIYGEASTIGGAVATGLSGPRRPWAGAARDFVLGTRVITQEGKLLRFGGEVMKNVAGYDLSRLMVGAQGTLGVLADISFKVLPIPTASHSLRLTMGLDDALKRLSELGRQPLPITAAAWRAGELFIRLEGGASSVNATQERLGGEALSAEFWQQLRDQQHEFFTLSEGKSLWRLSLPPHTPRLALDIAEDDIFYDWGGSQRWVKTHLDADTLRAACQAAGGHATCYTPHAEGGAASPFTPLNPVVEKYHRNLKAELDAHGIFNPGRLYAAF comes from the coding sequence ATGACCGAACTAGCGATTAACGCTGCCGACCAGGACATTTCTGCCCAGCTGTGTGAACAAGTCCGCAGCGCCTATGCAGAGCAAACGCCGCTGCGCATAGTGGCGGGCAACACCCGCGCCTTTTATGGCCGTCCGGTGGAGGGGCAAACGCTAAACATCGCCGAGCACAGCGGGATAGTGTCGTACGATCCCGTCGAGCTAGTCGTGACTGCTCGCGCGGGCACACGCTTAAGCGCGCTTAACGCCGCGCTGGCTGAACACAATCAAATGCTGGCCTTTGAGCCCCCCATCTACGGCGAGGCCAGCACCATCGGCGGCGCCGTAGCCACCGGGCTCTCTGGCCCACGCCGCCCCTGGGCAGGCGCAGCTCGCGATTTTGTACTGGGCACTCGGGTCATTACCCAAGAAGGCAAGCTGCTGCGATTTGGTGGCGAGGTGATGAAAAACGTAGCGGGCTACGACCTTTCGCGCTTAATGGTCGGCGCTCAAGGCACGCTTGGGGTACTCGCTGATATCTCCTTTAAGGTATTGCCCATTCCCACTGCAAGCCACAGCCTTCGCCTGACGATGGGGTTAGATGACGCACTGAAAAGGCTCTCAGAGCTTGGTCGCCAACCGCTACCCATAACCGCCGCCGCATGGCGCGCAGGCGAACTTTTCATTCGCCTGGAAGGAGGCGCAAGCTCTGTTAACGCCACCCAAGAACGATTGGGCGGGGAAGCGCTTTCCGCTGAGTTTTGGCAGCAGCTGCGCGATCAGCAGCACGAATTTTTCACGCTTAGCGAAGGCAAGTCGTTGTGGCGGCTATCGCTACCGCCCCACACGCCGCGCTTGGCGCTGGATATTGCTGAAGACGATATCTTCTACGACTGGGGCGGTAGCCAGCGCTGGGTAAAAACTCACCTCGACGCCGATACCCTGCGCGCGGCTTGCCAAGCGGCAGGCGGCCATGCCACCTGCTATACCCCTCACGCAGAGGGCGGCGCAGCGTCACCGTTTACGCCGCTCAACCCAGTGGTTGAAAAATATCATCGCAACCTGAAGGCGGAGCTAGATGCCCACGGCATTTTCAACCCCGGTCGTCTTTATGCGGCGTTTTAA
- the glcF gene encoding glycolate oxidase subunit GlcF, which translates to MQTNFTDADLQKPHIQEAERILRTCVHCGFCNATCPTYQLLGDERDGPRGRIYLMKELLESRDDDDQVTEETRLHLDRCLTCRNCETTCPSGVEYHKLLDIGRAEIERRVPRSAPERAQRYALRKMLVEPKRFQALLKLGQTFKPLVPGKLRSKMPPAPVDAGQRPNSQRHERKVLILEGCVQPGLSPNTNAATARLLDRLGISVTPVNEAGCCGAIDFHLNAQDDGRARMRANIDAWWPQIEQGAEAIVQTASGCGAFVKEYGDMLKDDPAYADKAQKVSALAKDLVEVLRDEPLEKLQLKEQQRLAFHCPCTLQHAQKLNGAVEGVLSKLGFALTPVQDSHLCCGSAGTYSVTQPVLATQLRDNKLNALEAGNPEVIVTANIGCQTHLASANRTPVRHWVEVVDAALV; encoded by the coding sequence ATGCAGACGAATTTTACCGACGCTGACCTTCAAAAGCCGCACATTCAAGAAGCTGAGCGCATTTTACGCACCTGTGTACACTGCGGCTTTTGCAATGCCACCTGCCCCACCTACCAACTGCTGGGCGATGAGCGCGATGGCCCCCGAGGGCGCATCTATTTAATGAAAGAGCTGCTTGAAAGTCGCGATGACGATGATCAAGTCACTGAAGAGACGCGCCTACACTTAGACCGCTGCCTCACGTGCCGCAACTGTGAAACCACCTGCCCTTCTGGGGTGGAGTACCACAAACTGCTCGATATTGGCCGCGCTGAAATTGAGCGCCGCGTGCCACGCTCGGCCCCAGAGCGCGCCCAGCGATATGCCCTGCGCAAAATGCTGGTGGAACCCAAGCGCTTCCAGGCGCTGCTCAAATTAGGGCAGACCTTTAAACCACTGGTCCCTGGCAAACTGCGCAGCAAAATGCCACCCGCCCCCGTGGATGCCGGCCAGCGGCCGAACAGCCAACGTCACGAGCGAAAAGTATTAATATTAGAAGGGTGCGTTCAACCCGGGCTTTCACCCAACACCAACGCAGCCACAGCGCGCTTACTCGACCGTTTAGGCATCAGCGTCACGCCCGTCAATGAAGCGGGTTGCTGCGGCGCCATTGATTTCCACTTAAACGCTCAAGATGACGGCCGCGCCCGCATGCGTGCCAATATTGATGCCTGGTGGCCACAGATTGAACAGGGTGCAGAAGCCATCGTGCAAACCGCGAGCGGCTGCGGCGCTTTCGTTAAAGAGTATGGCGACATGCTCAAAGATGACCCAGCGTATGCCGATAAAGCCCAAAAGGTCAGCGCGCTAGCGAAAGACTTGGTCGAAGTACTGCGCGACGAACCTTTGGAGAAACTACAGCTGAAAGAGCAACAGCGGCTAGCGTTTCACTGCCCCTGCACGCTGCAGCATGCACAAAAGCTCAACGGTGCGGTTGAAGGGGTACTCAGCAAGCTGGGCTTTGCACTTACGCCCGTTCAAGATAGCCACCTTTGCTGCGGCTCGGCAGGCACTTACTCGGTTACCCAACCGGTGCTGGCCACTCAATTGCGGGATAATAAGCTAAATGCATTAGAAGCAGGCAACCCAGAGGTCATCGTAACTGCTAATATTGGTTGCCAAACACATTTAGCGAGCGCCAACCGAACGCCGGTTCGTCATTGGGTAGAAGTGGTTGATGCTGCGCTGGTATAA
- a CDS encoding GlcG/HbpS family heme-binding protein, translated as MQTKAILGQADVITVLDAAQKEADNNGWPVTIAVTDDGGHLLALRRLDGAAPFSADVATQKARSAALGRKETQVFEEMINGGRTAFISAPLQGLLSGGVPITVDGHVVGAVGISGVKPDQDVQIAKAGVSAIA; from the coding sequence ATGCAAACCAAAGCTATTCTCGGCCAAGCTGACGTCATTACTGTCTTAGATGCCGCTCAAAAAGAAGCTGACAACAACGGCTGGCCTGTCACCATTGCCGTCACCGACGACGGTGGCCACCTGCTGGCACTGCGCCGTCTAGATGGCGCAGCGCCTTTCAGTGCGGATGTTGCCACACAAAAAGCACGCAGCGCAGCGCTTGGCCGCAAAGAAACCCAAGTGTTCGAAGAGATGATTAATGGAGGCCGCACCGCGTTTATTTCTGCTCCGCTCCAGGGCCTGCTATCAGGCGGCGTTCCAATCACGGTAGATGGTCATGTGGTGGGCGCTGTCGGCATTTCCGGCGTTAAGCCCGATCAAGATGTTCAAATTGCCAAGGCAGGTGTGAGCGCTATCGCTTAA
- a CDS encoding alpha/beta family hydrolase, giving the protein MVSRYSELGFVNIAPDELPHAMESATNRRFIVDGYGPLAISGEPRFGRILFAHGAGAGHLSDFMRQFVATLAGGGLQVLAIDFPYMQHAYELGKRRPPPPVGHTLAHFGRWYQLLCSLGSSPLWVGGKSMGGRVASMFASDALKCEVVGHEKGCPGLVIAGYPFHPPRQPHKLRLAHFASVGCPALILQGERDPFGNIEEVSGYALPPTTQFKWLRDGDHDFKPRRASGLKHTVLIDEAAIYAASFVRAHHTVAAG; this is encoded by the coding sequence ATGGTGTCTCGTTATAGTGAGTTGGGTTTCGTTAACATTGCGCCAGATGAACTGCCTCATGCTATGGAGAGCGCCACGAATCGGCGGTTTATAGTCGATGGCTACGGGCCTTTAGCGATATCCGGAGAGCCACGATTCGGTCGAATACTGTTTGCGCACGGTGCCGGAGCAGGGCACTTGTCAGATTTTATGCGTCAATTTGTCGCGACGTTAGCAGGCGGTGGTTTGCAAGTATTGGCGATTGATTTTCCTTATATGCAGCACGCCTATGAATTGGGAAAACGGCGCCCTCCACCGCCTGTCGGTCACACGTTGGCACACTTTGGTCGATGGTATCAGTTGCTTTGCTCACTTGGATCTTCCCCCCTGTGGGTAGGAGGGAAGTCAATGGGAGGGCGTGTCGCCTCTATGTTTGCAAGTGATGCATTAAAATGTGAGGTCGTTGGACATGAAAAAGGGTGTCCCGGCCTGGTCATTGCAGGCTACCCTTTTCACCCTCCCAGACAGCCCCATAAGCTTCGCTTGGCGCACTTTGCGTCTGTGGGTTGTCCAGCGTTAATTCTCCAAGGCGAACGCGACCCATTTGGGAATATTGAGGAGGTTTCTGGTTATGCACTCCCACCCACTACACAGTTTAAGTGGCTCCGAGATGGCGATCATGATTTTAAGCCGCGTCGGGCCTCCGGGCTAAAACATACGGTTTTGATTGACGAGGCGGCTATTTATGCGGCATCCTTCGTCCGCGCTCACCACACGGTAGCGGCAGGGTGA
- the ccoN gene encoding cytochrome-c oxidase, cbb3-type subunit I, protein MSTALEHPTYNYKVVRQFAIMTVVWGIVGMTIGVILAAQLVWPELNLGLPWTSFGRLRPLHTNAVIFAFGGSALFATSYYVVQRTCQTRLFSDKLAAFTFWGWQAVILSAVVTLPLGYTTTKEYAELEWPINILIAIVWISYAIVFLMTIKKRTTSHIYVANWFFAAFIITVAVLHIVNNAAIPVTPMYSTSIYAGAVDAMVQWWYGHNAVGFFLTAGFLGMMYYFVPKQAERPIYSYRLSIVHFWALIMIYMWAGPHHLHYTALPNWAQSLGMIMSIILLAPSWGGMINGMMTLSGAWHKLRTDPTLRFLVVALSFYGMSTFEGPMMAIKTVNALSHYTDWTIGHVHSGALGWVAMITIGSMYHLIPRLFGRTEMHSVSLIAVHFWLATIGTVLYIAAMWVNGILQGLMWRAINADGTLMYTFVESVEASGPGYFVRLIGGLFWITGMLIMAFNVYMTVKGREAISQPAPQAA, encoded by the coding sequence ATGAGCACAGCACTGGAACACCCGACCTACAACTACAAGGTGGTTCGGCAGTTCGCGATTATGACCGTTGTGTGGGGCATTGTAGGTATGACCATTGGTGTCATCCTTGCCGCACAGTTGGTTTGGCCGGAACTGAACCTCGGATTACCTTGGACGAGCTTCGGACGCCTGCGTCCGTTACACACTAACGCCGTAATTTTCGCCTTTGGTGGCTCGGCGCTGTTTGCGACATCGTACTACGTCGTTCAGCGTACCTGTCAGACACGCCTTTTCTCTGACAAGCTCGCAGCATTTACCTTTTGGGGTTGGCAGGCAGTCATCCTCTCTGCCGTGGTGACGTTGCCGCTAGGCTATACCACGACCAAAGAGTATGCAGAGCTTGAATGGCCAATCAATATCTTGATTGCCATCGTTTGGATTAGCTACGCGATTGTCTTCTTGATGACGATTAAGAAGCGAACCACGTCGCATATCTACGTGGCCAACTGGTTCTTTGCTGCGTTTATTATCACGGTGGCCGTACTGCACATCGTGAACAACGCTGCCATCCCTGTGACCCCCATGTATTCCACCTCGATCTACGCGGGTGCGGTGGATGCCATGGTGCAGTGGTGGTACGGACACAACGCAGTAGGCTTCTTCCTGACAGCAGGTTTCCTGGGCATGATGTACTACTTCGTGCCAAAGCAGGCTGAGCGTCCGATTTACTCCTACCGCCTGTCTATTGTCCACTTCTGGGCATTGATCATGATCTACATGTGGGCTGGTCCTCACCACCTACACTACACCGCGCTGCCGAACTGGGCACAGTCGCTGGGTATGATCATGTCTATCATCCTGCTGGCCCCCTCCTGGGGCGGCATGATTAACGGCATGATGACGCTGTCAGGTGCTTGGCATAAGCTGCGCACGGATCCGACACTCCGCTTCTTGGTAGTGGCGCTCTCGTTCTACGGCATGTCGACTTTTGAAGGCCCGATGATGGCTATTAAGACCGTCAACGCGCTTTCTCACTATACCGACTGGACTATTGGTCACGTACACTCTGGCGCGCTTGGCTGGGTAGCCATGATCACCATTGGCTCTATGTACCACCTGATTCCTCGCCTATTTGGCCGCACTGAAATGCACTCTGTCAGTCTGATTGCCGTGCATTTCTGGCTGGCCACTATTGGCACCGTGCTTTACATCGCCGCTATGTGGGTGAACGGCATCTTGCAAGGCCTGATGTGGCGTGCAATTAACGCTGACGGCACCTTGATGTACACCTTCGTTGAATCGGTTGAAGCCAGTGGCCCCGGCTACTTTGTTCGCTTGATTGGCGGCCTCTTCTGGATCACGGGCATGCTGATCATGGCGTTTAACGTCTACATGACGGTAAAAGGCCGCGAAGCTATCAGCCAACCAGCGCCGCAAGCCGCTTAA
- the ccoO gene encoding cytochrome-c oxidase, cbb3-type subunit II, translating into MKHEIVEKNVGLLAVLILVAISFGGLAEVVPLFFQKDTTEPVEGLRPLTALELEGRDIYRREGCVGCHSQMVRPFRAETERYGHYNVAGEEVYEHNFLWGSKRTGPDLARVGGRYSDDWHRAHMYNPRDVVPESIMPAYPWLFERTLDGDSTPAKMRTLRQLGVPYTDEDIATATADVRGQQEITALVAYLQQLGTVLEGTR; encoded by the coding sequence ATGAAACACGAGATTGTTGAAAAGAACGTTGGCCTGCTCGCCGTCTTGATCCTGGTTGCGATCAGCTTTGGCGGCTTGGCCGAGGTGGTTCCACTGTTCTTTCAAAAAGACACCACCGAACCGGTTGAGGGGCTGCGCCCCTTGACTGCACTGGAGCTAGAAGGGCGGGACATTTATCGTCGCGAAGGCTGCGTTGGCTGCCACTCGCAAATGGTGCGCCCCTTCCGTGCTGAGACCGAGCGTTATGGCCACTACAACGTTGCTGGCGAGGAAGTGTACGAACACAACTTCCTGTGGGGTTCGAAACGTACTGGTCCAGACCTGGCGCGTGTAGGCGGTCGCTACAGCGACGACTGGCACCGTGCACACATGTATAACCCTCGTGATGTGGTGCCAGAGTCTATTATGCCGGCTTACCCCTGGCTATTTGAGCGCACCCTCGATGGTGATTCCACTCCGGCTAAAATGCGCACCCTGCGTCAGTTAGGCGTGCCTTATACCGACGAAGATATCGCCACAGCCACTGCAGATGTTCGAGGCCAGCAGGAAATCACTGCGCTCGTTGCCTACCTGCAGCAATTAGGAACTGTGCTTGAGGGCACTCGTTAA